The proteins below come from a single Vicugna pacos chromosome 13, VicPac4, whole genome shotgun sequence genomic window:
- the TMEM82 gene encoding transmembrane protein 82, with protein sequence MFSLLSLPSWLPSLPSLEWVSGLPDVLLQGLVGACGVSVLNNLLKVYFFVVCANNPERQLEKERLRARWASLETVHLAGLALILTVVGVRVAALVVLEFSLRAVSILLSLDKGSRGSEKLQLYLVCQYSLGCGLTCGLSFLQEGAPHRTLNLLLGVGLAALLSTGARRLRQHVCQLYELHSGQRYCGVCLGLLASAHGLPRLLGRALAMTFAVGNLAAVALINRDFLTTSEAVRFWTPLTICYTLLVIYMQEEQRQHPGLQSQVHTVLVRMGGLFVLLLTVGRWLDLLGILVSLLGELWCLVGIRTLLDLCQMQDFPPQRPLVSAPSPPRPSAPAQPPGMTSS encoded by the exons ATGTtctccctgctctccctcccctcctggctcCCCAGTCTCCCCTCCCTCGAGTGGGTCTCTGGCCTCCCCGATGTCCTCCTGCAAG GCCTCGTCGGGGCCTGCGGAGTCTCGGTCCTGAACAACCTCCTGAAGGTCTACTTCTTCGTGGTCTGTGCCAA CAACCCGGAGCGGCAGCTCGAAAAGGAGCGACTGCGGGCCAGGTGGGCCTCGCTGGAGACCGTGCACCTGGCAGGGCTGGCTCTGATCCTGACCGTCGTGGGGGTCCGGGTGGCTGCTCTTGTGGTGCTCGAGTTCTCCCTCCGGGCtgtctccatactgctttccctGGACAAG GGCTCCCGGGGCTCTGAGAAGCTGCAGCTGTACCTCGTGTGCCAGTACTCACTGGGCTGTGGACTGACCTGCGGCCTGAGCTTCCTGCAGGAGGGCGCCCCTCACCGCACGCTGAACCTGCTGCTGGGCGTCGGGCTGGCCGCGCTGCTCAGCACGGGCGCCCGGCGCCTCCGCCAGCACGTGTGCCAGCTCTACGAGCTGCACAGCGGCCAGCGGTACTGCGGGGTCTGCCTGGGCCTGCTGGCCAGCGCTCACGGCCTCCCCCGGCTGCTGGGCCGCGCCCTGGCCATGACCTTTGCCGTGGGCAACCTGGCGGCCGTGGCCCTCATCAACCGGGACTTCCTGACCACCTCAGAGGCCGTGCGCTTCTGGACGCCGCTCACCATCTGCTACACACTGCTGGTCATCTACATGCAGG AGGAGCAGCGGCAGCACCCCGGCCTGCAGAGCCAGGTCCATACGGTGCTGGTGCGCATGGGCGGCCTCTTCGTGCTGCTGCTGACGGTGGGCCGCTGGCTGGACCTCCTGGGCATCCTTGTCTCCCTGCTGGGCGAGCTCTGGTGCCTGGTGGGCATCCGCACCCTGCTAGATCTCTGCCAGATGCAG GATTTTCCACCCCAGAGGCCTTTGGTTTCAGCTCCAAGCCCACCCCGGCCCTCTgcacctgcccagcccccagggatGACCTCCTCCTGA
- the SLC25A34 gene encoding solute carrier family 25 member 34 — protein METVAPAMDLVLGASACCLACVFTNPLEVVKTRLQLQGELQARGTYPRHYRGLMASIVAVARADGLCGLQKGLAAGLLYQGLMNGVRFYCYSLACQAGLSQQPGGTVVAGAVAGALGAIVGSPAYLVKTQLQAQTVAAMAVGHQHHHQSVLGALETIWRQQGLAGLWRGVGGAVPRVMVGSAAQLATFASAKAWVQEKQWLPEDSWLVALAGGMISSIAVVAVMTPFDVVSTRLYNQPVDGAGRGQLYGGLADCLVKIWRQEGPLALYKGLGPAYLRLGPHTILSMLFWDELRKLARRGQHQST, from the exons ATGGAGACAGTGGCCCCAGCTATGGACCTGGTACTGGGTGCCTCGGCCTGTTGCCTGGCCTGTGTCTTCACCAACCCCCTGGAGGTGGTGAAGACGCGGCTGCAGCTGCAGGGGGAGCTGCAGGCCCGGGGCACCTACCCTCGGCACTACCGGGGCCTTATGGCTTCTATAGTCGCGGTGGCCCGTGCAGATGGGCTGTGTGGCCTGCAGAAGGGGCTGGCTGCTGGCCTCCTCTACCAGGGCCTCATGAACGGCGTCCGCTTCTACTGCTACAGCCTGGCATGCCAGGCTGGCCTCTCCCAGCAGCCGGGTGGCACGGTGGTCGCAGGCGCTGTGGCGGGCGCACTAGGAGCCATCGTGGGGAGCCCAGCTTACCTG GTCAAGACGCAGCTGCAGGCCCAGACAGTGGCCGCCATGGCCGTGGGGCACCAGCACCATCACCAG AGCGTCCTGGGTGCCTTGGAGACCATCTGGCGGCAGCAGGGCCTGGCAGGGCTGTGGCGGGGCGTGGGTGGGGCCGTTCCCCGAGTCATGGTCGGCTCAGCCGCCCAGCTGGCCACCTTTGCCTCCGCCAAGGCCTGGGTGCAGGAGAAACAG TGGCTCCCGGAGGACAGCTGGCTGGTGGCCCTGGCTGGAGGCATGATCAGCAGCATAGCTGTGGTCGCAGTCATGACCCCCTTCGATGTGGTCAGCACGCGCCTGTACAATCAGCCCGTGGATGGAGCAGGCAGG GGCCAGCTGTATGGTGGCCTCGCCGACTGCCTGGTGAAGATCTGGCGGCAGGAGGGCCCTCTGGCGCTCTACAAGGGTCTGGGCCCCGCCTACCTGCGCCTGGGCCCCCACACCATCCTCAGCATGCTCTTCTGGGATGAGCTCCGGAAACTGGCCAGGCGGGGCCAGCACCAGAGCACCTAG